The following DNA comes from Bradyrhizobium sp. SK17.
CGTGGTGCTGCTGGCGGCGATCGTGCTCGACAACTGGCTGCATCCCCGCGACGAGGAGACTGCGCGGCAAGGGGACTGAGACAAGGCGACTGACGATGCCTCGCGCCAAGAGCAACAAGAACAATCAGAACAATTCCAAATCAATCATCAGAATTTCTGTGTGGAGGAGACGATGAAGACGACCAAGTTCTGGACGATCCTGCTTGCCGGGGTGGCGGTTGCCGCGATGCCCTTCGCGGCGCCGGCGCAGGAGGAAGGCACCAAGGCCGGGCGCGAACTGCGCGCCGCCTACGACAAGGCGCTGCAAGGCAAGACCATCGCCTATCTGCCGATCGCGCTCGGCGTGCCGCTGGCCGACGAATGGGGCCGCGTGCTGCAAGAGGAAGCCGAATGGCGCGGCATGAAGTACAGCGTGCGCGATCCCAACAACAATCCGTCGGCGATGCAGCAGGCGCTCACCGCGCTGGTCGACCAGAAGCCCGACGTGCTGGTGGTGCAGAACCCGAGCGTCACGCTGCTGATGAAGGACCTGAAGCGCGCCGAGGCCCAGGGCACCCATGTGATCCAGGTCAACATGGCCTCGAACTACAAGTCGAGTGCCTTCGTCGGCGTCGACTGGCGCGAGATCGGCAGGATGCTCGCCAACGAGGCCGTCAAGGCTTGCGGCACCGGCTCCGGCAAGTCGGGCAAGGTGCAGATCGTGCAGGGCGAATTGACCGCGGCGGCCAGCGTCGACCAGGTCGGCGCCATCATGGAGGTCTTGAACAAGGATCCCAACATCAAGGTGGTCTCGAACCAGGCGGCGAACTGGGACGCCAACACCGCGCTCAACGTCACCGCGACGGTGATCCAGCAGCATCCTGATCTCTGCGCCTCGATCGGCTTCTGGGGCGTGATGCAATCGGGCGCGGCGCAGGCGATCCGCAATGCCGGCAAGATCAACGACGTCAAGGTGTTCGCCTCCGGCGAAGGCTCGCAGCTCGATTGCGACCAGGTCAATTCGGGCAATTTCTACAAGTTCCTGAGCTACAAGGCGACCGAGCAGGGCCACGATCTGATGTTCGCGGCCGAAACCCTGCTGATGTCCGGCGACAAGCCCGGCACCAAGAATCTGGCCTATTACACGCGTCCGGTCTGGATCGATAAGAGCAATGCCGCGCAAGGCGGCACCTGTTTCGCGCTACCGAAGAAGAACTAACAAGGCGCGAGGCAGCCGGCGCGGGGGGCATTCCCGCGCCGGCTGTATCAAGAGCACGATCCGGATGGCCTCGCGACCAACGCGAAGCATTTGCGGGCGACGTGCTCGATCGAGGGACGCGGTCGTGATGCGCCTGATCGCATCGTGATCCAGAGCATGGCCCGGAACGCGTGGATCATGCTCAATCAAAGGAAGTGCTCTGGCGATGTCGATGGCAGTTGATTCCGTTGCCGCATCGGTGCGGCGGTTCTCACCCCGGCTCCTGCTGTCGGAGCTGTTGCTGAAACAGTGGTTCGAGCCGGTCGTTCCCTTCACCGTGATGATCGGCCTGTGGACGTATTTCGCGCTCACCATTCCCGACTACGCCTCGGTGCAGAACTCGGTGTCGCTGCTGCGGCTGTTCGCCGAGTTCGGCTTCGTCGCGCTCGCGATGGGCTTCTGCCTCGTCACCGGCGGCATCGACCTGTCGGTCGGCGCGATCTTCGCGCTGTGCAACTTCGCGGCGCTGTATTTCCTGCTGGTGCGCGAATGGCCGGTCGGCCTCGCGGTGCCGGCGACGCTCTTGGTCGGCGCGCTGCTCGGCAGCATCAACGGCTTCCTGATCGGCTTCCTGAAGACCCGGCCGTTCCTCACCACGCTGGTGACGCTGATCATCCTGCGCGCCTCGGTCAATCTGCTCAACACCAGCTACGCCCAGGTGTTC
Coding sequences within:
- a CDS encoding sugar ABC transporter substrate-binding protein; protein product: MKTTKFWTILLAGVAVAAMPFAAPAQEEGTKAGRELRAAYDKALQGKTIAYLPIALGVPLADEWGRVLQEEAEWRGMKYSVRDPNNNPSAMQQALTALVDQKPDVLVVQNPSVTLLMKDLKRAEAQGTHVIQVNMASNYKSSAFVGVDWREIGRMLANEAVKACGTGSGKSGKVQIVQGELTAAASVDQVGAIMEVLNKDPNIKVVSNQAANWDANTALNVTATVIQQHPDLCASIGFWGVMQSGAAQAIRNAGKINDVKVFASGEGSQLDCDQVNSGNFYKFLSYKATEQGHDLMFAAETLLMSGDKPGTKNLAYYTRPVWIDKSNAAQGGTCFALPKKN